The DNA region TCAAATGCTACTCGTGCAATTCTGTCAATCTGTTGAGAAATTGTCAGAGATGGTTAAATATATTTGCAAGAAACATAAGGCATATAAATTATCAAGGAACATATATGACACAATGGTTGTCAAAAAATTATTGATACACATGTTATCACCTAATAATTAATAACTCATCAGTAGTGacattaaagttaaaaaaattatgtgTCTTGTATGAGGGTGAGAGGTTACGGCTTCAAACTATGACATGAAATTTGGGGTTTGAGTTCTTTGGAAAACGAGGGTGGAATACATGAGGGAAAATAAATAGATATCATTCTAGATTTGAGTACCTCAGGAACAGAATAGATTTCAGTGTTGAAACCAATGTCTTCACCTTTATCATTGGATCCAAAGCCTCTAGGCTTTCCAAAGTAGATTCCTGTGGAAAGCAACTTTCGATGGTTAAATATCATCTTTACAATCAAAATTGGAATTAAGTTGACAAAGCATCATACCTCCAGTAAGTTCTCTAACAACCATTATGTCAACTCCTTCGGCCACCTCTTTCTTCAGAGTCGATGCGTCAACAAGCTAATAGAAAGAATACAGCCAACATAGAAATGATCAATGCTGATAAATAACACATGTCAATATGTCATCAGATTTTTCTTATTGCAAGATCAGCAAAGCAAAGAAAAATCTCTGATTGAGAAAAGATTGATGCAAAAGTTGAGTAATATGAAGTTATTAGACGAATACATGAAAAAGGGAATGAATTTTTAATCTAATGAAGCTATCAAGAATTTAATCAATATGAAATTCAAGAAAGATGGAGTTGAGAAATTTATAACTGCGTACTTGTATGCTTATATGTGGGTTGAATTAAAAAGTTATCTTTCTTCATTTCCATTTCACTTACAAACAAGTTATTTGCAATTAAAATGAGATGATATGACTATGAACTTTTTATTAGTTTCACAGAATAGAAGccatgaaccaacttgtttcCTAAAACTCTCACACCCACAGAAAAAGatcaagattttaaaatatataaaaacaaaacaaaacaatatTATTGTGATGTCAAATTTTCATACGAGAATCTAATGATCAGAAAAGAAACTTACGATAGCACCACTATCGAAAGCAAACTGTTTAATTTGCTGAGACCAGCTGAAAAGTAATTTAAGTCACTCAAAACACTATAATTTTTTGCATATTAATCATCACATAGAACTCAATATATGTATTGTTTGATCAATCATCAAAAATCCACAAAATAGACAATTGAATCATCCTCTTCTGAAGCAAAGTCTCACTATCTGGTCAAAATTTTACATATCAAGCTGTGCAGTTATTATCTCAAGCCTAAAATGGCAACTATTTGCACAATCATTTCACTTATTTGCCTCTTCAATACTTAGTTACAATGCACAATAAGATCTGGCAGCCTAAGTGATGGAATCAGTCAAATAAAGTGCCAGTAGACACATAGATGTGCCAACTGCTTTTGCATTACCTGTGGCAGAACGGTAGCTGGCCTCAGGTTTGCAAAAACACCTAGTCCTGCCCGAAGCTGAAGTAACCCAGTCTCAGGCTTCAGATGCTTCTCATTAGCATCCCACTTATACCTAACATTTCGCACATTAATTcatgaaattaaaatcaattcctCTAGAATTCAATCCTTCAGCAATCCGCCTGGAAAATAAATTGCAACACAAACCCTCCTATAGCTCCCAGAAGGACAGCGTCCGATTCCTTAGCAGTCGTCAGGGTTTCCTCCGGAAGCGGGACGCCGGTAGAGTCCAACGCAGCGCCTCCAACGGGCACCTCCCGGAAACGGAATTCGATGCCTGCACAAGATACCGACATAAAGGAAGAAACTTTATGAGCCATCAGACCAAGGAGATCATGAACCCTAcgtagaaaaagaaaaaatgattTTGCTTATTGGATTTGGTACCTTCGAGAGATCCGGCTAGGTAGAGCACGTCCTTGGCGACGGAGACGACCTCCGGGCCGATTCCATCGCCCGGGAGGAGGGTAATGCGGTAGCTCCGGGGTGGAGAGGGGGCAGCCGAGCAGCGGACGCGCACCGGCGGCCGCCTCGGTGAAGGTCGTCTTGCGTACTCGGATATTAGGGTGCTGGAGGTTCGTGGGTTAGCTTGCAAAGCCGCCATCTCCTGCAGTGGGCGAGGCCCTGGACCCTCGAGACAAGATTTCGCAAACAAAATCTTACGGTGCATCTAAAAGACTCTCAGTATCTTGATGTCGATTTATTGGTCTGATGGCTTATTCAATCCTTGGTCTGATCGCTCGTAGAGGAAAAAACTTGTCCCTTCGGATGGGTCTAGTAATTAGCGCATGAAATATTGTCACAATGAGATTTAagattcgaatctcgataaaatcgagataaatatctcccttatatactaatcattattccaaagactaataaattaattatttattataacACTCCTTAATCAGGAGAATCCAATCTCACTAAAATCTTGTCAgtaaaatttgatgaaaaaaatttgaaggaagaaaaaaaaagtacaACAATAGATATTCTTCTGTTTTTAGTCATTGAAAATTTTTTATCTTTATCTTATGCACTAATTTGTTGAATTATCGagttaatgttttttttatcaaatcaaCTATATTATCGGTAAAGTGGAGAAAAATCTCCAAATCCATTCTTAATTTGGCATGTAGCCCCTCTATCcaaaaaattttgtttccactccctacatGTAAAGTTTCCTTTGCTTCAACTCCCATTATGTAAATATCATGACCTAATtgccctcagattttttaggtataaaaagttcaagaatgagtataattcttcttaaaatcagtattttaaactagaatcgagtatattttctatcaaaattatctctcatattttttaggtataaaaaaaatctaaaaacgagtataattcctattaaattcagtattttacattagaatcaagtatattttctattaaattgagcatgattttttctctgtttaatataatttctcctaaattcagtatcatttaaacaaaatttagtatattttcattcaattgagtatcatttaaagaaaatcgtgtatattttctatcaaaattaactctcatatttttttaggtacaaatagtctaaaaacgagtataattcctattaaattcagcactttaaactagaatcgagtatattttctattaaattgagcacaaattttttcttaatataattcctcctaaattcagcactatttatcatttaaataaaatctagtatatttttcatccaattgagtaccatttaaagaaaatctaatatattttccatccaattaaaataaaaaaagaatcgtactcaatttgataaaaaatatactagattttaaatttaatgtactgaatttaagatgaattatactgatttttgaactttttatacctaaaaatatcgtgggtaattaggtaaatatgtttgactaGAGAGTGAAAATAAAGAATTTGGGAAATAGGGACTACATGCAAAGTTATGTTTGCTAATGAGAACTGCATGTAAATTTTCCCCTATATTATCACTATAACAATTTTATTAGATATTAATATCACATTTCTTTTAGAGGAAGAACTTTGATAAAATATACTTTGTTTTATTCCCTTTAATATAACATTTCTTTATTTGATTCTTGAATATGTAAAGTTATAGATCTCAACCATATACATTCTTGGCTTGTTTCATATATTGCAATGATTTCAGAATGATTTAATGATGTCCCTCTCAAAGCTTATTTTGCTAACTTGTATGATATAATAATGTCTCCTTGTATAAACACATAATTTGTTTATGATATAACTTTATGTGGATTTGAAAGATAATCTGCATATGTATATcttattaaagataaaatttgatCTTATCGAATAAAATAATCTCATGTCTATTGCACCATAAAGATAATGAAATATATATTTTACACCATTCTAATGTCTTTGGATTGAAGAAGAGCTATATCTTGCTAGAAGGTTACTATAAAATGCAATATTTGGATGTGTAATTGGTAAGATATAATGATACATCAATTGCACTAAAATATGATACTTCTGGACCAATAatattttcttcatctttgagtggacaaaaaagattttttttgtaATGCTAAATGATTGAACAACTATTGGTGAAGGCAATAGATGTCCATTATCCATATAAAAGCAGTTTATTTTTCTCTGTGTATGAGAATGGATGAATAAATATTACTTCTGATAAATGTTCAATTTGCAATCCAAGATAAAATTTTGTCTATCTTAAGCCGTTCATCTCAAATTCccttttaaaataattgataGTCCTGTTAAACTCCTCAGTAGTCCCTATAAGATTTAAATCATCGACATATACTGCTACAATTGTAAAACGTTCTTCATCTTTTTTTGTAAAATGCATGGATCAATAGCATTATTTCTATAACCTTCTTATAATAAGTATTCACTTAGAAGATTATACCACATGGGTCCTGGTTGCTTTAATCGATATAATGATTTTTGCAACTTTATTAAGAACATGACCTTGGGGGTTACATCATTTGCTTCTAGTGGTTTGAATCTTTTAGGGATTTTCATGTATATATCACTATCGAGTGAACCATATAGATATGCAGTGGCTATATCCATAAGTTGTATGTCGAGTTGTTTTGATACAACCAAactaataagaaaattaaaaagtaGTAACATCCACACAGGTGaatatgtttcctcataatcgattccagGTCTATGTGAGAAACCTTGAGCTACAAGTTTGGCATTGTATctcataattttatatttatttatttatttattcatataGACACCCATTTATATCTTGCTGGGATTATATCTTTAGGTGTTTAAACTACAGATCGAAATACTTTACATTTATCTAGAGATTCTAGTTCAGTCTATATAGCTGCCTTCCATTTTGGCCAGTCATTTCTTTCTTTACAATCTTTGACAGATTGCGATTTGAGATCTTCATTACCTTGCACGATGTCAAGGGCCACATTGAGAGTGAAAATATCATCAATAGTTGTATTGTTTCGATCTCATATTTTATGAgacatcaaataatttattaaaatctcattgtTTTCATAAAATTGTGATTCTTCAGGAACAACATTATCCACATTTGGTTAATTAATTTCTCTTACTTTATCACCTAGAATTGCTTCTTTTAGAGTTTTTGATTCTTCCTTTTCTTGTATCTTCCATTTTCAAGATATAGTGTCTTTCGAACCAATTAGTCTATCACACTTCTGGCATATTCTAGATATATTTGTAGGTATAGTAATTGATGGTCCTATAGAGACATCAATTTTTACTGGAGTATTCTCTATTTATATGTATGTCTTTGTCTCATTTTTTTGCATTAACAAAAGTATAAGACAATTGATTGATTTGTAGTTCTTTACAAGTGAATGATTCTTTTCACTTCTTGCTCACATTGATTATTGTGGGGATCAAAATGAGATAATTTTTtcattctaataattttttttattattcttcaAGATACAAGTTTTCTCCCTCAGCAATGGAAAATTCATTTCATCAAAGTGGCAATCTACAAATCTTGTAGTAAATAAGTCACTTGTCAAAGGCTCTTAGTATCTAATAATGGATGATGAATCATTCTCATGTAAATCCTAAATTTACATTGTGGACCCATTTTGGTTCTTTGTGTAGGTGGGATAGGGACCTGTATTGCACAACCAAATACTTGAAGGTGAGAAACATCAGGTTCTTGACCATAGACAAGTTATAATAGTGAGTATTGGTGATAATTAGTTGGTCTTACATGAATCAATGATGCAGCGTCTATTATAGAATGATCAAAATAAAAGATGGAAGTTTTGTTTTCATGAATAGTAGTCTAGCCATTAATTGCAATCGTTTAATAAATGATTCTATTAGTCTATTCTGTGTATAATCATGAGCGCTGCAATTGAAAATAGTCGTCATGAAAGAGCTCTCAGTAGTAATGTCTCTCCCTTCCAGT from Zingiber officinale cultivar Zhangliang chromosome 4B, Zo_v1.1, whole genome shotgun sequence includes:
- the LOC121974426 gene encoding 3-isopropylmalate dehydrogenase 2, chloroplastic-like isoform X1 — encoded protein: MHRKILFAKSCLEGPGPRPLQEMAALQANPRTSSTLISEYARRPSPRRPPVRVRCSAAPSPPRSYRITLLPGDGIGPEVVSVAKDVLYLAGSLEGIEFRFREVPVGGAALDSTGVPLPEETLTTAKESDAVLLGAIGGYKWDANEKHLKPETGLLQLRAGLGVFANLRPATVLPQLVDASTLKKEVAEGVDIMVVRELTGGIYFGKPRGFGSNDKGEDIGFNTEIYSVPEIDRIARVAFEVARKRRGQLCSVDKANVLEVKFRKASMLWRKTVTALASEFSDVEISHMYVDNAAMQLIRNPKQFDTIVTNNIFGDILSDEASMLTGSIGMLPSASIGASGPGLFEPIHGSAPDIAGQDKANPLATVLSAAMLLRYGLGEEQAAKRIEDAVINTLNKGFRTGDIFSEGTTLVGCKRMGAEVLKSVDSQATVATALH
- the LOC121974426 gene encoding 3-isopropylmalate dehydrogenase 2, chloroplastic-like isoform X2, which gives rise to MHRKILFAKSCLEGPGPRPLQEMAALQANPRTSSTLISEYARRPSPRRPPVRVRCSAAPSPPRSYRITLLPGDGIGPEVVSVAKDVLYLAGSLEGIEFRFREVPVGGAALDSTGVPLPEETLTTAKESDAVLLGAIGGYKWDANEKHLKPETGLLQLRAGLGVFANLRPATVLPQLVDASTLKKEVAEGVDIMVVRELTGGIYFGKPRGFGSNDKGEDIGFNTEIYSVPEIDRIARVAFEVARKRRGQLCSVDKANVLEASMLWRKTVTALASEFSDVEISHMYVDNAAMQLIRNPKQFDTIVTNNIFGDILSDEASMLTGSIGMLPSASIGASGPGLFEPIHGSAPDIAGQDKANPLATVLSAAMLLRYGLGEEQAAKRIEDAVINTLNKGFRTGDIFSEGTTLVGCKRMGAEVLKSVDSQATVATALH